The Polypterus senegalus isolate Bchr_013 chromosome 5, ASM1683550v1, whole genome shotgun sequence genome includes the window tcctttctctctttttcttccttccacctccttgcaagctttgtctccctgaatggagtgaggtggctccttttatagagcacctggaaGTAGTCCATGTGTCCCGTAATCTGCTTCCGGCAGAACTTCCAGGTGTGGAAGAAGAGCTACGATAAAGAGTTCAGCAGTTCCTGTAGCACCCCCTTGCAAGCGcccccagaacccaacagggctgtgccaaacttaaACTCCCATGTTACCCTGCAGGAGTCAGAGGCACtgttgcaacccagggaggctgccatctagcgctccagtggagataatgccctgtggaagttctctcccccagtccttccattatatagGTGTTCAGCCAGGTAAGGACCCTTGCTGTccaccaaaatatatataaatcaatccAAGTAAAACCTgaaaagcatggtggtggcagcatcatgctgtgggggtgtttttcattAGCTTGGTTAGGAAAACTAGTGAGGACTAAAGGAAAGATGGACAACACTAAATACAGTGCAATTCTTCAGGAAAACCTGTTTAGGTCTGCCAGAAATCTGAGACTGGGATGAAGGTTTACTTTCCAGCcgaacaatgaccttaaacattCTGGTAAAGTTACATTAGAGTGgtttaaagggaaacatttaaatgtcttggaatggcctagtcaaagcccaAACCTCAATCCATTTGAGAATCTGTTTCATGACTTGAAGATTGCTGTACACCTACACAACCCATCTAGCTTGAAGGAGTTGGCGCAGTTTTGTCTTGAGGAATTGGAAAAATACTAGTGGCTAGATGTGCTAAGCTAATAAAGACATTCCCCAAGGGACTTGCAGCTGTAATTACAACAAAAGGTGGCTCTACAAAGTATCGACTTTGAGGAGTGAATACCTATGCATAttcatgatttttgtttttttgtctaaattattgtttgtgtcacaattaaaaatattttgcaccttcaaaGTGGTAACCATGTTGCATAAATCAAACGGAGCTGACACCCAAAAATCCATGGTAATTCCATGTTGTAAAGTGCAGAATAGGACAAACACTGAGGGCGATGAatggttttagatagatagatagatagatagatagatagatagatagatagatagatatcacatTTTTGTCCCTATGGAAgcgctataaataaataattgcataaatATTGTATTATGACAAATAACAAAGCCCATTTTAATAATCACCAGATtgagcaaaaagaaagaaaacttctgacttggctaaatataaaaagagcagtcacaacAGTGAGGCAATATACAGGCTTATTATCATTAGTATAAGGaagtcccagtagtgtttctgctaaaataatttgtaggttgaaagtactcaatgttagtgtgtctgAGAAAAGATGGACagcattctctccttcactaatACCTCCAGGAGCGTGAGTGTTCATCCCATAACTGAGactatttttaattagtttgctgatTGAGTGGGactgtcttgaagtgatgttaccagcccagcacatgaCAGTGTACCACAGGTGctgctattttatattttttagtaaGTACATTAGCATGTATGAAGTCATAAGCCTACAAAACACAGATCCCTCCACCCTCTGGTAGAAAGGTGATTGATACTGGTGAGGTTTAATACCATGCTTTACTGTAAGCCAATGACCATTTTTCCATGTTGCCATGAGTTATATATGCAAATCTACCTGCACATTAGCATCTACAAAATAGTTATATGTGACATGATCTATGCaggaaaacctaaaaaaaaataatctaaatttaATACAGAATTTTCAAggaaatgtgtatttatttacagttaaatcAAGAACAGGGGATTATTCAAAACAGGAACATTCTGCTTTGCATTAagcaaaaaagcaattcaatgtttatttacattttcaatcTGCAAAAATAAAGTTTGAATTTATAAACTGTGAATCACACAAAACTAAAACACTTGTATTAGTGgctaaaattaaatgtatggTTGTCATATTTTTGTGCAATAGAATGTTTTTAGTTTTGAGTAAATGCTAAACTAAACAGGACACATTCTTCATTGTCTTCACTAATTTTGTTTCATGGCTTTATATCCAGGAATTTAAATGCTGGGATTCATTATGGAAAAGTGCAAATATTCTGTATTCGTGTCTGTCTCTAGAGAAATGTTGTGTTTGACATTTGTTCTGTATTATACATTACATACAAAAAGGACTTTCTGCATAGCAGTGACTGCCAAAACTGGTACAATATTCCCAATGTGTATTTTCATTTCCTAGGGAGATGGAAGCCCAGATTCATGTGAAGCAGGTCTAGAGGGGTACACCTGCTTTGAATTAAGaaagattattttagaaaatatggCCACATGCAGGGAATTTCCACTCTGGATCAACGCAAATGAAGCCTCACAGGTGAGTTTAGCCTTTTGCTGTCTACAGCATATAGTATGCAAACCGTCTACAAATTGAAACATATTTATCAATTAAAATAGAATTGTGGTGGTGGTGGGTTGTTTGATATGTTAATTCTTATGCATTTAGTTATATAAACTGACCTattaaaatacattccaatttAACCTAGATTATTAACAAAATGTACAATCTGAGCTGTAATCCTGCTGTGCAGTTATGTACCAGTACTTTTGCGGGTTTCCTCTTGAAATGTTAGCTTATTTAAGTGACCGTTGCATTCATAGCTATTTACTGCTTTGACAATTTGTAAAGCTCTGAAACGCAAGTGtgtatttgatgttttttttatgaaGGGAAAATGCAGTATGTTCTTTCCACTAACATTGTACTGAGAAGCATTgtgcaatactttttttttaaaaataataactttatGTTCTGTTCAGTTACAGCTGTGTTGCACTCATAAAGAATCATGTCTGCAGTCAATCTGTGGAGTATTTTGTTCTGACTTTAGTAATACTAACGGTACTTTTTTGACAAAATTACTTAGCAGCAGCCAATTACCCTATAATATCCACTGTGTGATAGCTACAAGTGTAAAAGGAGGGCATTTTTCTTGTTTGAACTCTGTTCCTTAACTTCAGTGTTCTCTAAAGCTGAATTCTAGTCATGGGGTATCAGTTGCTATCAGTCCATATTAGTTTAcataactgaaaattgctggccatgtcacatttacaaaCTGGGTGAATGAATTATACTTccgaaaaaaaaatgattatactTGTCAGCTTGTCAGCTCTTATGCACACAGAGCAAGATGAAAGACAAGATCaaactgtttgattttattgcagAGCGAGTTGCAGACTATGAGTAGTTGGAGTGTGTCGTTGGGTGACTGAATTGATGGGAGCGCACCGTCAACTTCCTCTGACTCTCTAAGATTTTGTAAATGAAAGCTACTACTGAAAATGcttaatgtgacatggccttaagtcTCATAAAATAGATGACAGGATGGGATTTGAGGTTGACTTGGTTAATTAAGtgagcttaatggactgaattattttcttttcttagtaatTTTTCATAAGTCCTTGTGATGCTCCATCAACTGAATTGAAAGTTGCAGTTTTCATCAAATTTCTTATTTCTGCAATATATTACTTACTATATTCAGTCTAGTTCTCGTTACCTTTATGTTTCAGCTTCCAGAAAAACTATTTAATGATGGATATCCTTGGATTAATCAATGGAACTTTGACTACAGATCTGGTGAAAATCCCATTAAGAAGCTGCAGTCAAGTTTAGATTTCTTTCAGAAAATGGTATATATACAGATATGAAAATATTGTATTATGCttattattatataatgcatttttatgttctgaaatgtatttttcaatttttctaaactgtcttttacaattttattttcagtggaTGTTAAATTGCTGCCTTGAGTCTCCGAGTGAAAGACTGAATGCCTGTGAATGCTTTTTTAGTACTACAACCAATGAGGAAAAAATATCTGAGGCTGTCAAGTTTCTCATGCTGTACAGATCAATTCAGCTTTATAATGATATGGAGAATGGAAAAGAAGTCCCTTTTTTCTGCAGACAGCTTTTTTCAAGAACTTCTTCTCAGTATCCCTATAATTTCATGATAAACCATCTGAATCAATTGACACTAGACAGTAAACTTACAAAGGTAAGTAGCATGTACTATGTCAATAGGACAATAGTTTGTCCTTGAACGTTGCCTCATTCTTAAGAAAAACTGAACTTAGATCATTAtcactctattataataaaacaatcctGGGACGAGAGGAGATGTTTTAGCCTGGGATGacacgtgactttttcagagagacactttcatgtcccgctaGATGAGACTTTGTACTATAAGATTTAACCTTGCCTGGGGCACGGAAATAAAAGacgaaagagtagatgacaaagtagaatgttgtaaagaattcaaaaacattggcaacgatacacatgcagagcaggttagagataatgaaattactaaaattctaaagtctcaaaaaaataatagtaaagatcgcattagcacaaactaTTCTAACTAGcgtaaattattactcggtgaaataacgcaacagcaaaaagagattgaatatattgttcagatttaaactttaagtcagagacttatagatcgtctaattcatgttaccatcagggaaaagtagtgttccttgccaatgaagaggcgtatttgcgagaattaaaagatttattgtttggtgaaagtgaaatccacatacgcgagcggcaaagatatgaagtggctggcacatagcgcaggccaggggggttggtaagcaaagcgagcagggggtgaaaccCCGTAGTTATACGAAAAGATCAAAAAGATTGTGACAGGTTTTTGTGATTCTTTAAAGGAAAATGTGAAGAGCAATGGTGCTTTGGAGTACTGCATTATAATTATGGTCAGAGCAGATACAGGGATGATGCTCATTTGAATTACAAGTCTAAAGctaatattagtttttatttttgcattgtaaaATGTGTACAAGATTTGCAGAGTGTAAGTGAATGCATCTTAAGATGGCTGTTATGGACCACTTACAAAAGGGCAATTCAAAAACAAAGCATCCAGCCCACCTTTGTTACAAGATTTTCTCAAATTGTTGCAAGTGTAGAATTTCTGCATTTGTGTTTCCTTCTGTGTGTAATgaagtagttttatttttattttaggcatCATGTTTACATGTTTAGTTACCCTTGCAAAAATACAGTAGATATTATAAATAAGTAGGGAACCTTATTTTGGTCATACAATGTGTTGTCAATAGCACATTAATGTTGTGAACACTACGATCTACTCCCCAAGCCAATACACAAATCTTCTGAATATGTTTTTCATCCCAGACATGCTCGaaccatttatttttgaaacagtTGCCCAAGGGCTACTTTCTTTTTGGGTACCAAAATAGCTTTGTGGGCAAAATAAATGCAACTCATTCCAGTGTGAAGAGTGATGGTCCTCTTTTAATCATAATGATGACTTTGAGTGGACCATAAGTCATAAGTCAACTGAATTCCTTCTTCCTAGTCCCTGTTTAGGTCATCTTAAAAGGGTCATATAACTGAAAAAGGCAGCCCTCATTCTTGCTTCCCGACCTTCTCAGGCAGATGTAATTCCCTGGAACTTTCAGTTGACCTTCAGTGTTGTGTCATTTTCAGTGCGCTTTTGGTTTCTTACAGTAAAAGAAGCAGGACAGACACTGAGGCATCTAGAGTTGTCAACCCCCTTTGCCAGGACATTTCATATAATAATGTGGAATAAACTGTGAAAATGCCTATGATGCTAGTCTTTCAAGTGTAGATCTTTACCTACAATGCCACATATCCAGCCCAACAAGAGGAATAAAATTGACTAGTAAAAATGTTGTTTGCCCAGGTATTAATCAactgattttaattttaactgtGAAATATGGTATCCCCATTGATTTCACTTTCTCTATTTTGTGTTTGTAGGTAGAAGAGGAATTACTTCAGTATACTTTGCTCAGATGACCCTTAGTAAggctgaaaatacatttttgggcTGTAATGAAGAGACTGTTTTTCTAAGGAATGTCCATGCCACTTCCTCACTTCAATTAATAAGCATTGTTGAAATTGCTAGAGAGGTTTTTTAATAGtattatttcagaaaaagatcataAAAGACTTGAGGAAGACTTGAACAGAAGTTAAACAtcagaaaagaacatttttaattttctgaagtAGTAGGATACATTTTGAATGTACTATATTTTGACCTTTTATAAGGATAAATAAACTAAGAAACAGTGTTGTCCTTTCTGCTTATTAGTCAGTGAACCTAAAGTGTAAGTATAGAGTTGATGTGCCCTCATATGGTCTGTGGAAAAAAGAATACCTCATAATCATGTCTCACCTTTCTCCAGAGTATCAATTCTTGATTCCCTTTTACTATCAGTAATGGTAgtggtattaatattattatgtacAGAGTAAATTGAAAGCCTTACTTGCATCTCTTTCATTGCAAAATGTCACCACTCTCCAGTGCTATGATAAACACATTTAGAAATGCTGCCCATATTATCACTAGGTATatacataacaataaaataaaaaacaaaaatcaaagagcACCACAAAGAGCAACATCACTCAAGAGAGGCAACTTTAAAGTATACTGTAATAGCATTACTGGAGTAATGGAGGACAGAGAACTTCACGCATAAAAGGGCCTTAACCTGCAGGCCCTAATCCTTACAGATGGCCTCAGGACAAGAAATGAAGCGTGTGATAATACAATTAActcactgtatatacatttatagcATCTTATTTTccaaatgattatattttagttgtgtttttttactaTGCTAATCAATTCCTTTCAAAACTTAAAACACTGTATATTTCTGTGCTGAATTATccacttattattaaaattatattaaaatgtaatggaAACAGAAACCAAACCAGTATAAGGCAGACACATCTTAAATAGCATTACCATACTGAATTTAGAAATATCTTCATGCAGactgtgtatatttatatctGACTATAATATATGTTTCACAAGTGCTATTAATTCAGCCTCAATCCGCATGCATTTTGAGGCAAACACTAAAATGTACTAAGACATGGCCTGTTACAGGTTTAAGACAACAGAGGGGATAAAATATTTAAGTTTAA containing:
- the LOC120530400 gene encoding uncharacterized protein LOC120530400 isoform X2, which produces MEYASEIFHQFYTAGCFILDFIHTGLNLFALASVLTLLGRYFCALTMKNSSTGSHTVSLTAHQTSREPSTNITEIISTDWLTPKKEKKSVLLGETQNTVFSGEGEGLHLKTVKHIPQKSDVNNCTESGSDHQLMNSTEEELYQDVGIKEAEDGHQSETHFEHDEYLYLGDGSPDSCEAGLEGYTCFELRKIILENMATCREFPLWINANEASQLPEKLFNDGYPWINQWNFDYRSGENPIKKLQSSLDFFQKMWMLNCCLESPSERLNACECFFSTTTNEEKISEAVKFLMLYRSIQLYNDMENGKEVPFFCRQLFSRTSSQYPYNFMINHLNQLTLDSKLTKVEEELLQYTLLR